The following proteins are co-located in the Theropithecus gelada isolate Dixy chromosome 19, Tgel_1.0, whole genome shotgun sequence genome:
- the PLPP2 gene encoding phospholipid phosphatase 2 isoform X1 yields the protein MQRRWVFVLLDVLCLLVASLPFAILTLVNAPYKRGFYCGDDSIRYPYRPDTITHGLMAGVTTTATIVLVSAGEAYLVYTDRLYSRSDFNNYVAAVYKVLGAFLFGAAVSQSLTDLAKYMIGRLRPNFLAVCDPDWSRINCSVYVQLEKVCRGNPADVTEARLSFYSGHSSFGMYCMLFLALYVQARLCWKWARLLRPTVQFFLVAFALYVGYTRVSDYKHHWSDVLVGLLQGALVAGLTVRYISDFFKARPPQHCRKEEELERKPSLSLTLTLGEADHNHCGYPHSSS from the exons CCTCCCTGCCCTTCGCTATCCTGACGCTGGTGAACGCCCCGTATAAGCGAGGATTTTACTGCGGGGATGACTCCATCCGGTACCCCTACCGTCCAGATACCATCACCCACGGGCTCATGGCTGGGGTCACCACCACGGCCACCATCGTCCTT GTCTCGGCTGGGGAAGCTTACCTGGTGTACACAGACCGGCTCTATTCTCGCTCCGACTTCAACAACTACGTGGCTGCGGTCTACAAGGTGCTGGGGGCCTTCCTGTTTGGGGCTGCCGTGAGCCAGTCTCTGACAGACCTGGCCAAGTACATGATCGGGCGTCTGCGGCCCAACTTCCTGGCCGTCTGCGACCCTGACTGGAGCCGGATCAACTGCTCGGTCTATGTGCAGCTGGAGAAAGTGTGCAGGGGAAACCCTGCTGACGTCACCGAGGCCAG GCTGTCTTTCTACTCGGGACACTCTTCCTTTGGGATGTACTGCATGCTGTTCTTGGCG CTCTATGTGCAGGCGCGGCTCTGTTGGAAGTGGGCACGGCTGCTGCGGCCCACAGTCCAGTTCTTCCTGGTGGCCTTTGCCCTCTACGTGGGCTACACCCGCGTGTCTGATTACAAACACCACTGGAGCGATGTCCTTGTTGGACTCCTGCAGGGGGCACTGGTGGCTGGCCTCACT GTCCGCTACATCTCAGACTTCTTCAAAGCCCGACCCCCACAGCACTGTCggaaggaggaggagctggaaCGGAAGCCCAGCCTGTCGCTGACGTTGACCCTGGGCGAGGCTGACCACAACCACTGTGGGTACCCACACTCCTCCTCCTGA
- the PLPP2 gene encoding phospholipid phosphatase 2 isoform X2, with the protein MAGVTTTATIVLVSAGEAYLVYTDRLYSRSDFNNYVAAVYKVLGAFLFGAAVSQSLTDLAKYMIGRLRPNFLAVCDPDWSRINCSVYVQLEKVCRGNPADVTEARLSFYSGHSSFGMYCMLFLALYVQARLCWKWARLLRPTVQFFLVAFALYVGYTRVSDYKHHWSDVLVGLLQGALVAGLTVRYISDFFKARPPQHCRKEEELERKPSLSLTLTLGEADHNHCGYPHSSS; encoded by the exons ATGGCTGGGGTCACCACCACGGCCACCATCGTCCTT GTCTCGGCTGGGGAAGCTTACCTGGTGTACACAGACCGGCTCTATTCTCGCTCCGACTTCAACAACTACGTGGCTGCGGTCTACAAGGTGCTGGGGGCCTTCCTGTTTGGGGCTGCCGTGAGCCAGTCTCTGACAGACCTGGCCAAGTACATGATCGGGCGTCTGCGGCCCAACTTCCTGGCCGTCTGCGACCCTGACTGGAGCCGGATCAACTGCTCGGTCTATGTGCAGCTGGAGAAAGTGTGCAGGGGAAACCCTGCTGACGTCACCGAGGCCAG GCTGTCTTTCTACTCGGGACACTCTTCCTTTGGGATGTACTGCATGCTGTTCTTGGCG CTCTATGTGCAGGCGCGGCTCTGTTGGAAGTGGGCACGGCTGCTGCGGCCCACAGTCCAGTTCTTCCTGGTGGCCTTTGCCCTCTACGTGGGCTACACCCGCGTGTCTGATTACAAACACCACTGGAGCGATGTCCTTGTTGGACTCCTGCAGGGGGCACTGGTGGCTGGCCTCACT GTCCGCTACATCTCAGACTTCTTCAAAGCCCGACCCCCACAGCACTGTCggaaggaggaggagctggaaCGGAAGCCCAGCCTGTCGCTGACGTTGACCCTGGGCGAGGCTGACCACAACCACTGTGGGTACCCACACTCCTCCTCCTGA